CAGCGAGAGAATTAGACTTGCACTAATCCCAGAAACCGGGTTTCTTCCCTTATTTCTCGTACTCAACCAAAATCTTGATAGAAACCCGGTTTCTCGCCACGCAGCGAAGGAAATCAGAGCACCAAAATCCCAGAAACCGGGTTTCTTCCGATATCTCTCGTACTCAACCAAAATCTTGATAGAAACCCGGTTTCTCGCCACGCAGCGACAGAAATTAGAACACAATAATCCCAGAAACCGGGTTTCTTCCGATATCTCTCGTACTCAACCAAAATCTTGATAGAAACCCGGTTTCTCGCCACGCAGCGACAGAATTCGACTTGCACTAATCCCAGAAACCGGGTTTCTTCCTAGATTTTTCGTACTCCACCGAGATTTGTCGCAGAAACCCGGTTTCTCGCCACGCAGCGACAGAAATTAGAGCGCCAAAATCCCAGAAACCGGGTTTCTTCCGAGATTTCTGGTACTTAACAGAATTTGTCGCAGAAACCCGGTTTCTCGCCACGCAGCTAATCCCAGATGACCAACGCCCAAACAGATGAGTTCAATCTATAATAAATCTATCGCAATTTAATTCGGCCTTCACCCTTCAACCTTCCCCTAACTCCCCCATGAACTCTGAACGCCAACAAGCCTATCTCAACCTGATTAATCAACTGCTAACCTGTCCCACCGGGGAAGAAGCGGAGGTATTGAAAAGTCACCCGGATTTGCTGGATGATGGCTTGGTGGCGGCTATGCTAGAAGAGGCAGATAATCTGAGGAGATTTGGCATATTAGATAATGCTAATCGGTTGATGAATTGTGCAGGAATATTGCTGGGTAGGAATAACAACTCTTTAGTGTCACTCGCACCAGTCAGCGAAGCAGACAGACTGTTAGATCGAGGAAATCAGCAGTATAATAGCAATCAATTTCGAGAAGCTTTGCAGTCTTACGAACAGGCATTAACTATCTATCAGGAAATCGGCGATCGCCAAGGAGAAGCTAATTCCCTCAACGGTTTGGGTAATGCTTACTATTCCCTAGGGGATTACAATCGGGCGATCGACTTTTACGAACAGTCTTTAGTGATTAATCGGAAAATCGGCGATCGCCAAGGAGAAGCTAATTCCCTCAACGGTTTGGGTAATGCTTACTATTCCCTAGGGGATTACAATCGGGCGATCGACTTTTACGAACAGTCTTTAGTGATTAATCGGAAAATCGGCAATCCCGGGGGAGAAGCTAATTCCCTCAACGGTTTGGGTAATGCTTACTATTCCCTAGGGGATTTCAATCGGGCGATCGACTTTTACGAACAGTCTTTAGTGATTAATCGGAAAATCGGCAATCCCGGGGGAGAAGCTAATTCCCTCAACGGTTTGGGTAATGCTTACTATTCCCTAGGGGATTTCAATCGGGCGATCGACTTTTACGAACAGTCTTTAGTGATTCAACGGAAAATCGGCAATCCCGTGGGAGAAGCTGCTTCCCTCGGCAATTTGGGTAATGCTTACTATTCCCTAGGGGATTACAATCGGGCGATCGACTTTCACGAACAGTCTTTGGTGATTAAACGGAAAATCGGCAATCCCGTGGGAGAAGCTGCTTCCCTCGGCAATTTGGGCACTGCTTACCAATCTCTAGGGGATTACAATCGGGCGATCGACTTTTACTCACAGTCTTTGGTGATTCAACGGAAAGTCACCAATCCCGTGGGAGAAGCTAATTCCCTCAACAATTTGGGTAATGCTTACTATTCCCTAGGGGATTACAATCGGGCGATCGACTTTTACTCACAGTCTTTGGTGATTCAACGGAAAGTCACCAATCCCGTGGGAGAAGCTAATTCCCTCAACAATTTGGGTAATGCTTACTATTCCCTAGGGGATTACAATCGGGCGATCGACTTTTACTCACAGTCTTTGGTGATTCAACGGAAAGTCACCAATCCCGTGGGAGAAGCTAATTCCCTCAACAATTTGGGTAATGCTTACTATTCCCTAGGGGATTACAATCGGGCGATCGACTTTTACTCACAGTCTTTGGTGATTCAACGGAAAATCGGCAATCCCGGGGGAGAAGCTGCTTCCCTCTGCGGTTTGGGCGCTGCTTACAAATCCCTAGGGGATTACAATCGGGCGATCGACTTTCACCAACAGTCTTTGGTGATTCAACGGAAAATCGGCAATCCCGTGGGAGAAGCTACTTCCCTCTGCGGTTTGGGTCTTGCTTACGATTCCCTAGGGGATTACAATCGGGCGATCGACTTTTACTCACAGTCTTTAGTGATTTATCGGGAAATCGGCAATCCCGTGGGAGAGTCGAGTTCACTAAACAATTTAGGCGAAACCCTATTCAAAATAAACCAATTCCCAGAAGCAGAAGAAAAACTCCGCGCCTCAATCAAAATTCACGAAACTCTGCGGTCTAAATTAGTCAACAATGACCACAAAGCATCAATTTTTGAAACCCAAGTAGAGACCTATCGCCTCCTACAACAAGTCCTAGTCGCCCAAGCTAAATTTGACGAAGCCCTAGAAATATCTGAAATGGGTCGCACCCGCGCCTTCGTAGAGTTATTGCAGCAAAACCTATTAACAAAAGATTCAACCGCGAACGAACTCACCAATACATTATCAATTCCCAGAATCCAACAAATCGCCCAACAGAAAAACTCCACAATCGTTGAATATTCGATTATTTTTAAAGACATTTACATCTGGGTAATCCAACCAAACGGCAACATCACCCATCGCGCCGCCAACCTCGAACCCCTCAACCAACAAAACCAATCCCTAGAACAAATTATCCTCAAAACCCGCGTCTCCATCGGAGTCGATGAAATCGATGACAAAAAGAACAAAATTCAGCTACAACCACA
Above is a genomic segment from Microcoleus sp. bin38.metabat.b11b12b14.051 containing:
- a CDS encoding CHAT domain-containing tetratricopeptide repeat protein, giving the protein MNSERQQAYLNLINQLLTCPTGEEAEVLKSHPDLLDDGLVAAMLEEADNLRRFGILDNANRLMNCAGILLGRNNNSLVSLAPVSEADRLLDRGNQQYNSNQFREALQSYEQALTIYQEIGDRQGEANSLNGLGNAYYSLGDYNRAIDFYEQSLVINRKIGDRQGEANSLNGLGNAYYSLGDYNRAIDFYEQSLVINRKIGNPGGEANSLNGLGNAYYSLGDFNRAIDFYEQSLVINRKIGNPGGEANSLNGLGNAYYSLGDFNRAIDFYEQSLVIQRKIGNPVGEAASLGNLGNAYYSLGDYNRAIDFHEQSLVIKRKIGNPVGEAASLGNLGTAYQSLGDYNRAIDFYSQSLVIQRKVTNPVGEANSLNNLGNAYYSLGDYNRAIDFYSQSLVIQRKVTNPVGEANSLNNLGNAYYSLGDYNRAIDFYSQSLVIQRKVTNPVGEANSLNNLGNAYYSLGDYNRAIDFYSQSLVIQRKIGNPGGEAASLCGLGAAYKSLGDYNRAIDFHQQSLVIQRKIGNPVGEATSLCGLGLAYDSLGDYNRAIDFYSQSLVIYREIGNPVGESSSLNNLGETLFKINQFPEAEEKLRASIKIHETLRSKLVNNDHKASIFETQVETYRLLQQVLVAQAKFDEALEISEMGRTRAFVELLQQNLLTKDSTANELTNTLSIPRIQQIAQQKNSTIVEYSIIFKDIYIWVIQPNGNITHRAANLEPLNQQNQSLEQIILKTRVSIGVDEIDDKKNKIQLQPQYNRDETGGYPLLKILYQILIEPIADLLPTDPDSLVIFIPHYEIFLVPFTALQSANNRYLIEDHTILSAPSIQVLEQTSEHHQNIKGLRQAALIVGDPTIAAKFQENPYKLRQLSRAKEAAEAIATILGTAAISGENATKAAILDQMLNTRIIHLSAHGLLDDFPGSGIPGTIILAASGDTDDGALNAAEILQLKLNSELVVLSACSTGRGKITGDGVNGLSRCFILAGVPSIIISLWNMGAVSAKLLMTEFYQNLARGDNRAAALRRAMLTTKERFPSPIAWAAFTLIGETEILSLETQQIDLRKLKMSLPDNYTPEEIVKGLTKLLRISEPKLFVNDLPALDVSSTDRVNTIAEKIKAWCETRPSIEENLENEIEQCGPGGNCDDPPEEIEREFMETLIDNQIRLGLSRPSVPVVETDDSATESVED